From the genome of Verrucomicrobiia bacterium, one region includes:
- a CDS encoding prepilin-type N-terminal cleavage/methylation domain-containing protein, whose amino-acid sequence MKTSRQRNDWPGPRPAFTLLELLVTIAVIAILAALLLPALGRAKGRALNAVCISNFRQLTAAWKMYADDNGGRLVRVHFQSLPDSGGAIINSNAWVRGSMNDDASQYPPLQPGRLDSTNLNGIKWGSLFQYSGDVGIYRCPQDKVTVAGVLRVRSYSINGWMGGTTVHGQHDFRVFRHESEIVKPTPAQTWVFIDEHERSINDGWFAVDMVGNLGLLDAPASRHGGSYALSFADGHVETWKLLDGRTRSWKTLPIKNQPENPDWRRLRDATTSRLTE is encoded by the coding sequence ATGAAAACATCACGCCAACGCAATGACTGGCCGGGGCCACGCCCCGCGTTCACCTTGCTGGAGCTGTTGGTGACCATTGCGGTGATCGCCATTCTCGCCGCACTGCTGCTGCCCGCGCTCGGCCGCGCCAAGGGCCGCGCCCTGAACGCGGTGTGCATCAGCAATTTCCGGCAACTGACCGCCGCCTGGAAAATGTACGCCGACGACAACGGCGGGCGGCTGGTCCGGGTGCATTTTCAGTCCCTTCCCGATTCGGGCGGCGCCATCATCAATAGCAACGCCTGGGTGCGCGGGAGCATGAATGACGATGCGAGCCAATATCCGCCCCTGCAACCGGGCCGCCTGGATTCCACCAACCTCAACGGGATCAAGTGGGGCAGTTTGTTTCAATACAGCGGGGACGTGGGCATTTACCGGTGTCCGCAGGACAAGGTGACGGTGGCGGGCGTGTTGCGGGTGCGGAGTTATTCCATCAACGGCTGGATGGGCGGCACCACGGTGCATGGCCAGCATGATTTCCGGGTGTTCCGGCACGAATCAGAAATCGTCAAACCCACCCCGGCGCAGACGTGGGTGTTCATTGACGAACACGAGCGCAGCATCAACGACGGCTGGTTCGCGGTGGACATGGTGGGCAATCTCGGTTTGCTGGACGCGCCCGCCAGCCGGCACGGCGGGAGTTACGCGTTGTCCTTTGCGGATGGGCACGTGGAAACGTGGAAATTACTCGATGGCCGCACTCGCAGTTGGAAAACGCTGCCCATCAAAAACCAACCCGAAAATCCGGACTGGCGCCGCCTGCGCGACGCCACCACCAGTCGCTTGACCGAATGA
- a CDS encoding sigma-70 family RNA polymerase sigma factor — MATNVTETAPVGLAEHLFRREAGKLVTALAGVFGLHRLDVAEAVVQEALVRALRIWPFHGMPRYPAAWLTQTTRNLALDIIRREANFEHKQQQLIAFMAQWPGRAADSAPLQEADLRETRIRLLFACCHPQLSPEAHVALLLRVLCGFSAAEIAGAFLIAENAILQRLAEARQTLREKQVALVIPDGAALFSRLEQVLHSLFLLFNEGCKAASGEVLGRAPLCQEAIRLAESLVEHPAGDQAKAHALLALLLLNGARLPAPAEGAGNLLRLREQNRSQWDRGLIARGLYHLARASAGEALSEYHLQAGIAAIHCAAPSYAATDWAQILDLYDQLLASDDSPQVALNRAVVLAEVRGPQAGIDAVLAIPDLPMLKSYYLLHAVLGELELRQNNPRAAATYFHTAVQLAELKSEQLYLTRQLQACLGR, encoded by the coding sequence ATGGCAACGAACGTCACGGAAACAGCGCCCGTCGGGCTGGCGGAACATCTGTTCCGACGGGAAGCCGGGAAGCTGGTGACGGCGTTGGCCGGGGTTTTTGGTCTGCACCGTCTCGACGTGGCGGAAGCCGTGGTGCAGGAAGCCCTGGTGCGCGCCTTGCGCATCTGGCCGTTTCACGGGATGCCGCGTTATCCGGCGGCTTGGTTGACGCAAACGACCAGAAACCTCGCGCTGGACATCATTCGACGGGAGGCGAACTTCGAACACAAACAACAGCAACTGATCGCGTTCATGGCGCAATGGCCGGGGCGCGCGGCGGACAGTGCGCCGTTGCAGGAGGCGGACCTGCGCGAAACCCGCATCCGCCTGTTGTTCGCCTGCTGCCACCCGCAGCTCTCACCTGAAGCGCATGTGGCGTTGCTGCTGCGGGTGTTGTGCGGCTTCAGTGCGGCGGAAATTGCCGGCGCGTTCCTCATTGCGGAAAACGCCATCCTGCAGCGGCTGGCGGAGGCGCGGCAAACCCTGCGGGAAAAGCAGGTGGCGCTGGTGATTCCTGATGGCGCGGCTTTGTTTTCGCGACTCGAACAGGTTTTGCACAGTTTGTTTTTGCTCTTCAACGAGGGTTGCAAAGCCGCGAGCGGTGAGGTGTTGGGTCGCGCCCCGCTCTGCCAGGAAGCGATCCGGCTGGCCGAGTCGCTGGTGGAACATCCGGCGGGCGACCAGGCAAAAGCGCACGCGCTGCTGGCGTTGCTGTTGTTGAACGGCGCGCGGTTGCCGGCCCCGGCGGAGGGCGCGGGCAACTTGCTGCGGTTGCGCGAGCAGAACCGTTCGCAATGGGATCGGGGTCTGATTGCGCGCGGTCTCTACCATCTGGCGCGCGCGTCAGCGGGCGAAGCATTGAGCGAATACCATTTGCAGGCGGGCATCGCGGCCATCCATTGCGCCGCGCCGAGTTATGCCGCAACCGATTGGGCGCAGATTCTGGATTTGTACGATCAACTTCTCGCCAGCGACGACTCACCGCAGGTGGCGCTGAACCGAGCGGTGGTTTTGGCGGAAGTTCGGGGGCCACAAGCTGGAATTGATGCCGTCCTGGCGATTCCCGATCTGCCCATGCTGAAATCGTATTACCTGCTGCACGCGGTGTTGGGCGAACTGGAGCTTCGACAAAATAATCCGCGCGCGGCGGCCACCTACTTTCACACCGCCGTGCAGTTGGCGGAGTTGAAATCGGAACAGTTGTATTTAACACGTCAGTTGCAAGCTTGTCTGGGACGATGA
- a CDS encoding O-antigen ligase family protein: MSSPLRSRLIRTFAWITFTIIYVLLLLGPVLHQVRAPEWLQAVAWEVTAVCRDASTQWMVVACLLSYLVALLVLERRFTGGGWGRASLATESGRSVWRWLAQMMQAPNFWLGTFVVLVLVRYFASYKSAATGPTVVILLAGIVLGKFTAALTRWRPGALPLWILTLFLAASAYWGPKGESGLQYRDQPRWTGLWGHPNFFGLLTGVGLVLAVGLFVQTLKIQVANRRASRQPAAREATACRWQSRLGLHAQSLFAFAATVLCSIGLLKSYSRGAWLGTALALAWFGFQQLKPHATGGRTDGLPGWWRRNRWSALTLLLSLLVISFWQFRHTEAPMVRRVFSVGNINDFSWRNRVTTWVGALKMIQDRPWAGHGWNEFRPLYAEQYKPERLEGSGALGLNDYLTLALAAGIPAVICLVIGLVQVLVRAGKARAEPNGVSDPHAIGYAQISAAGLWVLAVGFFFDDGLFRLSLSLVFWLLWEQARLMPASAAVAAANLDAPSSTPSSAALRSPSVTGRSQRWRSQILRGCAGAAFLGALGLTGLHLLTPQFPTSERTLTLARRFLLQPEERADFEFLAAQPIWAGQKLNHLLTHVQLAHYTRGLVNWKLDESLYREFVLSPEIVRPTTAGPEAATGLNWRRELWEYFYPRIRKANTLDEATTTITVRLERRMKSGATSTGAAPRPLTEIWRHPEQPLTSDESTLLTVAAFRSAGIPARLNPTGAVDYWDGERWNESKKPAVADAD; this comes from the coding sequence ATGAGTTCCCCGCTGCGCTCCCGACTGATCCGGACGTTCGCTTGGATCACCTTCACGATCATCTACGTGCTGCTGTTGCTCGGGCCGGTGTTGCATCAAGTTCGAGCGCCGGAATGGCTGCAAGCGGTGGCCTGGGAAGTAACGGCCGTGTGCCGGGATGCGAGCACGCAATGGATGGTGGTGGCTTGCCTGCTGAGTTATCTGGTGGCGTTGCTCGTTTTGGAAAGGCGATTCACCGGCGGCGGTTGGGGCAGAGCGAGTCTTGCAACTGAGTCCGGGCGATCGGTCTGGCGGTGGCTCGCTCAAATGATGCAAGCCCCAAACTTCTGGTTGGGTACCTTCGTGGTGTTGGTATTGGTTCGTTACTTTGCGAGTTACAAATCCGCCGCAACCGGCCCAACGGTGGTGATTCTGCTGGCCGGTATTGTTCTGGGCAAGTTCACGGCGGCGCTGACGCGCTGGCGACCGGGCGCTTTACCCCTCTGGATTCTAACGCTGTTTCTAGCCGCATCCGCATACTGGGGACCGAAAGGCGAATCGGGGCTTCAGTATCGCGATCAACCGCGCTGGACCGGTCTATGGGGGCATCCCAACTTCTTTGGCTTGTTGACGGGCGTGGGGCTGGTGTTGGCGGTGGGCCTGTTCGTGCAGACCCTGAAAATTCAAGTCGCCAATCGTCGCGCCAGCCGTCAGCCAGCAGCCCGCGAAGCAACCGCCTGCCGCTGGCAATCCCGCCTTGGCCTCCATGCGCAATCACTTTTCGCTTTCGCCGCCACGGTGCTTTGTAGCATCGGGCTGCTCAAGAGTTACAGTCGCGGGGCGTGGCTGGGCACGGCATTGGCGCTGGCGTGGTTCGGATTTCAGCAACTCAAGCCGCACGCGACCGGCGGGCGCACCGATGGGTTGCCGGGATGGTGGCGACGAAACCGGTGGTCGGCGCTCACGCTTTTGCTCTCGCTCTTGGTCATTTCCTTCTGGCAGTTCCGTCACACGGAAGCCCCGATGGTGCGGCGGGTCTTCTCGGTCGGGAACATCAATGATTTCTCGTGGCGCAATCGCGTCACCACCTGGGTCGGGGCATTGAAAATGATTCAAGACCGACCGTGGGCCGGGCATGGGTGGAATGAGTTCAGACCGTTATACGCGGAACAATATAAACCCGAACGACTCGAAGGCTCCGGCGCGTTGGGATTGAATGATTATCTCACTCTCGCGCTGGCGGCGGGAATTCCCGCCGTCATTTGCCTGGTGATTGGTTTGGTTCAAGTCCTGGTGCGCGCTGGAAAGGCACGGGCGGAACCCAACGGAGTGTCCGACCCGCACGCCATTGGTTACGCGCAAATCAGCGCGGCGGGGTTGTGGGTATTGGCGGTGGGCTTTTTCTTTGACGACGGATTGTTCCGATTGTCGCTCTCGCTGGTGTTCTGGCTGCTGTGGGAACAGGCTCGCCTGATGCCCGCAAGCGCTGCGGTGGCGGCGGCGAATCTGGACGCGCCGTCCAGCACGCCATCCTCGGCGGCTTTGCGATCACCATCAGTAACAGGGCGCTCGCAACGCTGGAGATCGCAAATTCTGCGTGGATGCGCCGGAGCGGCTTTTCTCGGGGCCTTGGGCTTGACGGGATTGCATCTGCTCACGCCGCAATTCCCAACGAGTGAACGCACTCTTACGCTGGCTCGACGATTTTTGTTGCAACCCGAGGAGCGGGCGGATTTTGAATTTCTCGCCGCCCAACCCATCTGGGCCGGACAAAAGCTGAACCATCTTCTCACCCATGTGCAACTGGCTCATTACACCCGCGGGTTGGTGAATTGGAAATTGGATGAATCGCTCTATCGCGAATTTGTGTTGTCGCCTGAGATTGTCCGCCCGACCACCGCCGGTCCCGAGGCCGCCACCGGTTTGAACTGGCGGCGGGAGTTGTGGGAATACTTCTATCCGCGCATTCGCAAAGCAAACACCCTGGACGAGGCCACAACGACGATCACCGTGAGACTGGAGAGACGCATGAAGTCGGGCGCGACCTCGACCGGAGCCGCCCCACGGCCGCTTACCGAGATCTGGCGGCACCCGGAACAACCGCTCACGTCGGACGAGTCCACGCTCCTGACTGTGGCCGCTTTCCGTTCCGCCGGCATCCCGGCGCGACTCAACCCCACCGGTGCGGTCGATTACTGGGATGGAGAACGGTGGAATGAATCAAAAAAACCAGCCGTAGCTGACGCCGATTGA
- a CDS encoding exo-alpha-sialidase: protein MKPKRNPWKIQAQGAASLAILSLFVTLKVSAANEPGFVQSEFIYETAPFPSCHASTIVETPSGLVAAWFGGTAEKNPDVCICVSRHEDGVWTPPREVANGAGFGPQRWPTWNPVLFQPREGPLLLFYKAGPSPSEWWGMLTTSTNAGKTWSAPRRLPEGILGPIKNKPVQLANGDILAPTSREGSDGWRVYFERSTDGGQTWTATPFLNDGRQLAAIQPSILFHGGEVLQALGRTRQGRLFDLWSRDNGKTWGPMALTLLPNPNSGTDAVTLQDGRQLLVYNHRSDRQRNRLNVAVSSDVREWSAAYTLEEDPQAPTEYSYPAVIQTVDGLVHITYTWQRKRIKHVVLNPNQLVLRPFTDSVWLWPK from the coding sequence ATGAAACCGAAACGCAATCCATGGAAAATTCAAGCGCAAGGCGCGGCGAGCCTGGCCATCCTCAGCCTGTTTGTGACGCTGAAGGTGTCGGCCGCAAATGAGCCGGGTTTCGTGCAAAGCGAGTTCATTTACGAGACGGCACCGTTCCCGTCCTGTCACGCCTCGACCATTGTGGAAACGCCCTCGGGTTTGGTGGCGGCCTGGTTTGGCGGCACCGCCGAGAAAAATCCCGACGTGTGCATTTGCGTCTCCCGCCACGAAGACGGCGTTTGGACGCCCCCTCGGGAAGTGGCCAACGGTGCTGGATTCGGTCCGCAGCGCTGGCCGACGTGGAATCCAGTATTGTTTCAACCACGCGAAGGTCCGCTCCTGCTGTTCTACAAGGCGGGGCCGAGTCCCAGCGAATGGTGGGGCATGTTGACCACGTCCACCAACGCCGGCAAAACGTGGAGCGCGCCGCGGCGTTTGCCCGAGGGAATTTTGGGGCCGATCAAAAACAAGCCGGTGCAATTGGCGAATGGCGACATTCTCGCGCCGACGAGCCGGGAGGGAAGCGACGGTTGGCGGGTTTATTTCGAGCGCTCAACCGATGGCGGACAAACCTGGACGGCCACGCCGTTCCTGAATGATGGGCGCCAACTGGCGGCCATTCAGCCCAGCATTTTGTTTCACGGCGGCGAAGTATTGCAGGCGCTCGGCCGCACCCGACAGGGGCGGCTGTTTGATCTCTGGTCGCGGGACAACGGCAAAACGTGGGGGCCGATGGCGTTGACGCTGTTGCCGAATCCCAACTCCGGCACGGATGCCGTGACGCTGCAGGACGGACGGCAACTGCTCGTTTACAACCACCGCTCAGACCGGCAGCGCAACCGCCTGAATGTCGCCGTATCGTCGGACGTCCGGGAATGGTCGGCGGCTTACACCTTGGAAGAGGATCCGCAAGCGCCCACCGAGTATTCGTATCCGGCGGTGATTCAAACTGTGGACGGTTTGGTTCACATCACTTACACCTGGCAGCGCAAACGGATCAAACACGTTGTGCTGAACCCAAACCAACTGGTCCTGCGTCCGTTTACCGACTCCGTCTGGCTCTGGCCAAAGTAG
- a CDS encoding addiction module protein, translated as MTAALKSIAETVEQLPAKERAYLAERLIASLDEAELETAWADEAIRRRDEVRSGKVKAVPAAEAYRRIERLLAK; from the coding sequence ATGACTGCTGCGCTGAAAAGCATCGCCGAAACCGTGGAGCAACTTCCCGCCAAGGAGCGCGCCTATCTGGCGGAGCGTCTCATTGCCAGCCTTGACGAGGCGGAACTGGAAACCGCTTGGGCCGATGAAGCCATCCGCCGCCGCGATGAAGTTCGCTCCGGCAAAGTAAAAGCAGTTCCCGCCGCTGAAGCCTATCGCCGCATCGAACGCCTGCTGGCGAAATGA
- a CDS encoding IS110 family transposase → MTTIYTGLDIAKLNLQLHLLGRRHDLPNTAAGHRRLVKLLASLPGTHVICEATGGYERDLVAALHDARIPVSVLNPARVRHFARATGQRAKTDPLDAAILTAYGQALQPQPTAPRTPQEHHLSELIRRRVQVLALLVAQRQQAQRLTVPALRRQAQSLVRRLERDLKQIETQLGQLQAQASSLDERVQKLVAITGVGTITALGVLAELPELGTLNRRQVAALAGLAPHPRESGQWHGRRRIGGGRAPVRRALYMAALVAARSNRQLQAFYQRLRAAGKPAKVALTAVMRKLIVLMNHTLKNPNFVPQN, encoded by the coding sequence ATGACCACTATCTACACAGGCTTGGATATTGCCAAGCTGAACCTGCAACTGCACCTCCTCGGACGCCGCCACGACCTGCCCAACACGGCAGCGGGCCACCGCCGGCTGGTCAAACTCCTGGCTTCCCTGCCCGGAACGCACGTCATCTGCGAAGCCACCGGCGGTTACGAACGCGACCTCGTCGCCGCGCTGCATGACGCCCGCATCCCTGTCAGCGTCTTGAACCCGGCCCGCGTCCGCCACTTCGCCCGGGCCACCGGCCAGCGGGCCAAGACCGATCCTCTGGATGCCGCCATCCTGACTGCCTACGGCCAGGCCTTACAACCCCAACCCACCGCTCCGCGCACGCCACAGGAACACCACCTGAGCGAACTGATCCGCCGCCGGGTGCAGGTATTGGCCCTCTTGGTGGCGCAACGCCAGCAAGCCCAACGGCTCACCGTGCCCGCCTTGCGCCGCCAAGCCCAAAGCCTCGTCCGCCGCCTGGAACGCGATCTGAAACAAATCGAAACGCAACTGGGGCAACTGCAGGCGCAAGCCAGCTCCCTGGACGAACGGGTGCAAAAACTCGTCGCCATCACCGGCGTCGGCACCATTACGGCGTTAGGCGTGCTAGCCGAACTGCCCGAACTGGGCACGCTCAACCGCCGCCAGGTGGCGGCACTGGCCGGACTGGCCCCGCATCCGCGGGAGAGCGGCCAATGGCATGGCCGCCGGCGCATCGGGGGAGGCCGCGCTCCAGTGCGCCGCGCGCTGTATATGGCGGCATTGGTGGCAGCGCGTTCCAACCGCCAGCTCCAAGCGTTCTATCAGCGCCTGCGCGCGGCCGGCAAACCCGCCAAAGTCGCCCTCACCGCCGTTATGCGTAAACTGATCGTCCTCATGAACCACACCCTCAAAAATCCAAACTTTGTCCCCCAAAATTAA
- a CDS encoding YciI family protein — protein MSTDNGFLLIFRSASWYQDLSPEQMQQVVESWVAWMDRLKAEEKWLGGDAVEREGRLVMGKTRVVSEEPFADARETLGGYLVLKADSLEEAVLTAQQCPGLSCGVDVEVRPIASKYPRLDDAVSQELTRR, from the coding sequence ATGAGCACAGACAATGGCTTTCTTTTAATTTTCCGCAGCGCAAGTTGGTACCAGGACCTTTCACCCGAACAGATGCAACAGGTGGTCGAGAGCTGGGTGGCCTGGATGGACCGCTTGAAGGCAGAGGAAAAATGGCTCGGCGGCGACGCGGTCGAGCGGGAGGGGCGACTGGTGATGGGCAAGACCCGGGTGGTTTCGGAGGAGCCGTTCGCCGATGCCCGGGAGACTTTGGGCGGTTATTTGGTGCTGAAGGCGGACTCGCTGGAGGAAGCCGTGCTCACGGCGCAGCAATGTCCGGGGCTTTCGTGCGGCGTGGATGTGGAGGTGCGCCCGATTGCTTCCAAATATCCTCGTCTCGATGACGCGGTGTCGCAGGAGTTGACGCGGCGCTGA
- the mtgA gene encoding monofunctional biosynthetic peptidoglycan transglycosylase — protein MKTSKSKWQRLRRWSVIGIIAALLLPGLQVAALWLVNPPTTGPMVWRWGAGKFEAQPYVANQYRWVDLNAVSPNFTTAVWLWEDHRFFEHWGFDWVEIQNAWAQARATGKPARGASTITQQCARSLFLWQGRSWVRKGLEAYYSVWMELLLSKHRIFEVYVNVIELGAGIYGVEAAARHYYGVSAHELTREQAALLVAMMPQPKVLDPRQPTAGMLVRQEKILERADGVDFPLPE, from the coding sequence ATGAAGACCTCAAAATCCAAATGGCAGCGGTTGCGCCGGTGGAGCGTTATCGGGATTATCGCGGCACTCTTGCTTCCCGGTTTGCAGGTTGCGGCATTATGGTTGGTGAATCCGCCCACGACCGGGCCGATGGTGTGGCGTTGGGGCGCGGGGAAGTTTGAAGCCCAACCTTATGTGGCCAACCAGTACCGCTGGGTGGATTTGAACGCGGTGTCCCCGAACTTCACCACCGCCGTCTGGTTGTGGGAGGATCATCGGTTTTTCGAGCATTGGGGGTTTGATTGGGTGGAGATTCAAAACGCCTGGGCCCAGGCGCGCGCCACGGGGAAACCGGCGCGCGGCGCCTCCACCATCACGCAGCAATGCGCCCGCTCCTTGTTTCTCTGGCAGGGCCGGTCGTGGGTGCGCAAGGGGTTGGAAGCTTATTATTCGGTCTGGATGGAGTTGTTGTTGAGCAAGCACCGGATTTTTGAGGTGTACGTAAATGTCATCGAACTGGGGGCGGGCATTTATGGGGTTGAAGCGGCGGCGCGACATTACTATGGTGTCTCCGCCCATGAATTAACCCGTGAACAAGCCGCACTGCTGGTCGCCATGATGCCGCAACCCAAAGTGCTGGACCCGCGGCAACCAACGGCGGGGATGTTGGTCCGGCAGGAAAAAATTTTAGAGCGAGCGGACGGAGTGGATTTTCCACTCCCGGAGTGA
- a CDS encoding DUF885 domain-containing protein → MKTSSLLLCLWVGFVLGTSTLPAAEDARLEAFFRDYLEQVFQQQPTTATALGDHRFDAQLDDISPVARAGWKKLTQQTLRELPRRIAYRQLSRPAQIDFEILQQELRRNLWLDENFHPFETDPRTYGTYITDSVYRLLTQSTLPAETNVANCIARMRAIPRVIAIAQQTLTHPPESILETAIRQNRGAIAFYETELFQLAGATPQRAQLEAAAAPIVSALRDYQHFLETGLRPRATGNWRIGKKKFTRKLELMLDSGMTAQQVVADAEAEFTRVHRDLYLVARQLWSRYFPQQPLPPDDATGRRTTIAQVIAAVSEEHGQPDQLLADVQATVSHIKTFIRDRHLLTLPEPDACQVIEMPEFNRGNSVAYLENAPPLDPRAASFYAVSPPPADWEASRVRTYLEEYNAHLLQILTIHEAYPGHYVQLEYANRNPSLIRKVLASGVYIEGWAVYTEQMLLDQGYGDGDLRLRLMQLKFYLRTVVNAILDYRMHCARMTDAEAMRLMVEGAFQSEGEARLKIIRAKQSSTQLSTYFVGRMAHYRLRQALQRELGDQFDLARYHEAVLNVGSVPVKYLPELVRTQLNAGK, encoded by the coding sequence ATGAAAACGAGTTCACTCCTGTTGTGCCTTTGGGTGGGGTTCGTCCTTGGCACATCAACCTTGCCCGCGGCGGAAGACGCGCGCCTCGAAGCGTTCTTTCGGGATTACCTGGAGCAGGTCTTCCAACAACAACCCACCACCGCCACGGCCTTGGGCGATCACCGCTTTGACGCGCAACTGGACGATATTTCGCCCGTTGCCCGGGCCGGGTGGAAAAAGCTGACGCAACAAACGCTGCGGGAGTTGCCGCGCCGCATCGCCTATCGTCAGTTATCGCGCCCCGCGCAGATAGATTTTGAAATCCTGCAACAGGAGCTGCGCCGCAACCTGTGGCTCGACGAAAATTTTCATCCGTTTGAGACCGATCCACGTACTTACGGCACCTACATCACGGACAGCGTGTATCGGCTGCTGACCCAATCCACGTTGCCGGCGGAAACCAATGTGGCTAATTGCATCGCGCGCATGCGCGCCATTCCCCGCGTCATCGCCATCGCGCAGCAAACCCTGACCCACCCGCCGGAATCCATTTTGGAAACCGCCATCCGCCAGAACCGCGGCGCCATCGCCTTTTACGAAACCGAACTCTTTCAACTTGCCGGCGCGACGCCGCAACGCGCGCAACTCGAAGCCGCCGCCGCGCCCATCGTTTCCGCCTTGCGCGATTACCAACACTTTTTGGAAACCGGACTGCGCCCGCGCGCCACCGGCAACTGGCGCATTGGTAAAAAGAAATTTACCCGGAAACTCGAGCTGATGCTGGATTCAGGTATGACCGCCCAACAGGTGGTGGCTGATGCCGAAGCGGAATTTACCCGCGTGCATCGCGACCTGTACCTCGTCGCGCGCCAGTTATGGAGTCGCTATTTTCCACAGCAACCGCTGCCGCCTGACGACGCGACTGGGCGGCGGACGACCATCGCGCAAGTAATCGCGGCCGTCAGCGAGGAGCACGGTCAACCGGATCAGTTGTTGGCGGATGTGCAAGCCACCGTGAGCCACATCAAGACGTTCATTCGCGACCGCCACCTTCTGACCTTGCCTGAGCCGGACGCCTGTCAGGTGATTGAAATGCCGGAGTTCAATCGTGGCAACTCCGTGGCGTACCTGGAAAACGCGCCGCCGTTGGACCCGCGCGCGGCCAGCTTCTACGCGGTGAGTCCGCCGCCTGCGGATTGGGAGGCGTCCCGCGTGCGGACCTATCTCGAAGAATACAACGCGCACCTGCTGCAAATCCTCACGATCCACGAGGCGTATCCCGGCCATTACGTGCAACTGGAATACGCCAACCGGAATCCCTCCTTGATCCGGAAAGTTTTGGCCTCGGGCGTGTACATCGAAGGCTGGGCGGTTTACACCGAACAAATGCTGTTGGACCAGGGCTATGGCGACGGCGATCTGCGCCTGCGCCTGATGCAGCTCAAGTTCTACCTGCGCACCGTGGTCAACGCGATCCTCGATTATCGCATGCACTGCGCGCGAATGACCGATGCCGAAGCGATGCGGTTAATGGTGGAAGGCGCGTTTCAATCCGAAGGCGAAGCGCGGCTCAAAATCATCCGCGCCAAACAAAGCTCCACGCAATTGAGCACCTACTTTGTCGGTCGCATGGCGCATTACCGCTTGCGGCAGGCGCTGCAACGCGAACTGGGGGATCAGTTTGATCTGGCCCGCTACCACGAAGCGGTTTTGAACGTCGGCTCGGTGCCGGTGAAATACCTGCCCGAGCTGGTGCGAACCCAATTGAACGCTGGGAAATAA